The Triticum urartu cultivar G1812 unplaced genomic scaffold, Tu2.1 TuUngrouped_contig_6424, whole genome shotgun sequence DNA window CACACCTAGTGCTTAATGTCTGCATAATTACGCTTTGGTTCAAAAAGCGCAAGCATGTGGCAGAATGTGCAATTAACACCTAGCATTTTTTTAAACTTTGCTATTGGATGCTCTGACTCCCAATGTTTAACTTTTTTTCAGGAAAAGGACAGGAGCTCTGCCAATAGTTTTAACTGGTTCTAGAAGATACATAGAGAAAGTCAATTATATGTGTAAATATATAAAGAAGAATGTGTTCTAGGAGAGTATCATCCTCGTGCAGAACAGAAGGGGTAGTACTCTGTAAACTAACACTGTCACCTTCGGTTCTATAAATGTAGCACTAAATCTGAAAGTGACAAAACATACTCTAGAAAACTATTGATTTGCATGTACAAAGTATTAATGTGCACTGAAAGTTGCAAAGTCAGTATTCTGACCTTTCCCAAAGCTTGGAATAGAAGTTTGAGCCATTTCATCTTCAGTTGGCGCAATGGGTGAAAGATTTGGTTGTTTTTTGCTCTCTCTTTCTTTTGGGGAATTAGGAGATTCACTGTTAGGTAACTCATCGGTTTTATCCATCCGATCCTGAATGTCAACAGTAAATGAATGAGTGACAAACAGATAGAGTTACTCTGTTACATGAGTATAGACAAAACAAATTTATTATGGCTGGGAAATGATTTATAGATTTGGAAAGCCTACCGATGGCTCAGACCATGGATCAGAAGCATAGGAACTTGATCTTGACCTGTTCACACTTTTTGGATACTTGGGGCTGTATGTGTCATCATGTAGCATTTTACTTCTATGGCGGTGGCCATTTACATTAGTTGCAAAAGTAGGACTTACAAAGTCATCTTGCATGTCTCTGAATCCGTCTGCCAATGGACCGGCAAACTTCTCTCCATTTTTACCATTTATCTGGGGACTTGCCTCATTGTCCCATGGGTACATTTTCGGTTCAGGTGATGGACTAGCAGCACCAGATGGTGGCGACTTCAAATTATTTCCTGCTGCTTTATGTGCCTGAGGACTTTTGTCTGAAGCTTTGCTCAAATTAGCATTCTCCTTGCGGTGCAGCAATGAAGAATAATTTTCCTTGCTCTTTGATGAAATATTCTGAGAAGAGAGCTTATCTTCACCTTCATTCAGTGTCGTTGGCAGCAACTTTTCTGAAGACTGCATCTTCTGAGGCCCAACTTTAGCCATTCCATTCAGCCGTTTCTCCCGAGTAGGGCTTCTAGAACAGCTCTCAGCAGTTTTTCCAGTTCGGgacaaagaagaaaaggaggtGGTTTTCTCTCCCTTATTCTCTGATGGTACATTTCTAGAAGATAGCCGTCCTTCCCTACCATCCGGTGTGATCTTGTCAGAAATCATGCTAGAACAATTGACCTTCTTAAGCTCTACTTTAGCCTTCCTATTTGAGCTTCTAAGATTTCTCAAGCATCCAGAGTTACTGACTGCAGATTTGCCTGCGGTTTTGGGTGTGCATTTCTCATCAAAAACAAACACATTGTCCAGTGTTTTCTGCTTGGGTGCAGAACATTTAGTAGACAATGGTTTCTTTGCACTCTGGCTCTTATCCTGCTTCCTGGAGGCTTCTGGTGCTTTCTTGCGACCCAAGGTGCGAGTAACAGGCCTTATTTCAACTACTTGCGGAGTATCAGAATCTGACTCAATTGGATCAGAGGATGGTTTACTCTTTGCATAGGCAGCTGTTTGACACTTCAGCAGATCAGGTGTCTTGATATTATCAGGAAAAGGTGACGTGTAAACCTTCTTGTTCCCTGAAGATGGTCCATTGGCGGTTAAACTTTCAGGTTGGTCAGGTGTCCCAATGTCTTCAGGGTTTGGTGAAGCAACAGCCTGCTTGGTTTGTGATGTACCAAGGATCCCCCAGAGCTTCATCCTGAGAAGCTCGCTGTTGGGTTTGGTTTTATCTGCAGATTCCACTTGGCGCTTCCCTTGTGAACTCACGAAGGGTGTCTTTTGCAGTTGGTCAAGCTGGCTGTCTTGTTCTTTTCTTGTTCCAAAGGAAAAGGTTCCGGTTTGCTCATGCGCATGGTCATCAGGCTGTGATAGAGAACCCTTAACAGGGGCGGCTTCAGGTGCCTCTGTAGCAGACCCGCCATGGTTTGCAGCTTCTTGTGAGACCCGGAGTGAAGCACTATAACCTTTCGGGGGTCTAGATCTTCCATCAGTTCCCTGAGACGGGTTCCTCTCGAATGCAGGGGCGGTAGCAGCATCTCTGCTTCCTGTCCTTGGAATAGGGATGCCAATTGATACCTTGGGAAATTTACCAGATGGATACTGGCTGCTGGCCAGACTCCAGTAATCACTTGATGCAGCCTGGACACATCACAATGCATGAGTTGTTAAATACTGCTGTGAAAGAACAGCTAAACCTGAAACAGGAGGCACATCCTATAGTTTAGCACAGGAAGTTGTTGTTACTCACTTTCTGGATATTCGGCAGCTTAATTTCTGTCATTGCGGCTTCTGGGATAACAATAGACCAGATTGACTGAAGTTGAAGCTGATAAACAGGAGAACAAGAGAATTAGCTAAGGTTCCACCAATGTTAAAGCATCTTTTAGGATCAAATTAAGCTCCACAGATGTATAAATAAATACAATATCAGACTATACGCCATGCCCGAGACCAAAATTTAGAAATGAACAGTAACACAGAAGACAGAACTGTGCAAAATATTCCCGTCAAGTGTAACTTATGTCAGGTCTGAATTGCTATGCAGTACTAAAATGAGTCAAATCGAACAGGCTGCTGAGAGTAATAGCATAACAACCAGATCGACTTGGCCTGAGACCAAATTTAGAGATGAACAGCAACACAGAAGACAGAACTGTGCAAAATATTCTTCTCAAGTGTAACTTATGTCAGGTCAGAATTGCTATGCAGTACTAAAATGGGTCAAATCCAACAGGCTGCTGAGAGTGATAGCATAACAACCAGATCGACTTAGCCTACTCGGAGAAATGCCAGGACCAGCCCCTTCTAAGCATATTGAACTAATAGAAGACCAAAATTAACAGGTGCAACTGTATCACCGAGCACCGGACTAAACGTGGTCTCAGCATCCAGAGATCGTCTTCCACAAGCAATACCGCTTAGATCAAATAACTTGACTCGGGGAGAGCAATAGTGACACATTTGTGGGACTTGCGGCAGCTAACCGCGTGTACAAAACCATTCCAACAGGGGATCGGGTGTTGGATAGCGACCAATCGGAACCGAGCAAACCCCGGCAAAATCAGACGACGCGAGCAAACAAAAACGGCGGCAACAAGCTTGCAATCGAGGTGAAATTAGAACATACGGATTAGGAAATCCACGGGCGGGCACCTAATTCCAACCCGTAACCCCGAAATCCtcgcgtgcggcggcggcggcgaggtatAGGCGGCGGCGAGGTGGGCCAGGGGCGGCGACCGGCGGCGGGGATGGCCTAGGCTTCGGTCGCCATGGTCGCGAGCGAGAGAGACGGGGGAGCGAGGGGGTGGCGGATTGGGTGGGGGGGATTTCGGGAGGGTCGCGGGGCGAATTTTCAGAAGGGTGTCGAAGAGACGAAGACGGCGGGGATTTTGAAATTTTGGGGAACTGGTCGCACAAGCCATTGCGTCATGGGAGGCCCGCGTGTCAGTCAAAGAAAGGGAGCGCGCGTTGGCGTAGGAGGGCGAGAGACGCTTTGAGTCGTCATGGAGGACCGCC harbors:
- the LOC125530592 gene encoding meiosis-specific protein PAIR3-like; protein product: MTEIKLPNIQKAASSDYWSLASSQYPSGKFPKVSIGIPIPRTGSRDAATAPAFERNPSQGTDGRSRPPKGYSASLRVSQEAANHGGSATEAPEAAPVKGSLSQPDDHAHEQTGTFSFGTRKEQDSQLDQLQKTPFVSSQGKRQVESADKTKPNSELLRMKLWGILGTSQTKQAVASPNPEDIGTPDQPESLTANGPSSGNKKVYTSPFPDNIKTPDLLKCQTAAYAKSKPSSDPIESDSDTPQVVEIRPVTRTLGRKKAPEASRKQDKSQSAKKPLSTKCSAPKQKTLDNVFVFDEKCTPKTAGKSAVSNSGCLRNLRSSNRKAKVELKKVNCSSMISDKITPDGREGRLSSRNVPSENKGEKTTSFSSLSRTGKTAESCSRSPTREKRLNGMAKVGPQKMQSSEKLLPTTLNEGEDKLSSQNISSKSKENYSSLLHRKENANLSKASDKSPQAHKAAGNNLKSPPSGAASPSPEPKMYPWDNEASPQINGKNGEKFAGPLADGFRDMQDDFVSPTFATNVNGHRHRSKMLHDDTYSPKYPKSVNRSRSSSYASDPWSEPSDRMDKTDELPNSESPNSPKERESKKQPNLSPIAPTEDEMAQTSIPSFGKGYKSRKWLSDVDGPDKSPPENLDRKSHLKDGKRGKKRRLPSPIPFATLGTQETIMSDKEPVQCPDDYLTRAFDQLLLVLGRFQTKIKSETRNKSSEILAGTGEIIRQHLEGVEVQMQDDVDKLVNAGKSKRKRLESTFEEQQEQLRVLHEKFKEEVNQQLLGCTNSLKEFEAYHAELKGVADKQKASHKKLLQHAERTVDSQLKDAELKISEIQKRARKKMNGLKQVLKELITETAD